The following coding sequences are from one Bernardetia sp. window:
- a CDS encoding acyl-CoA thioesterase: MPPKSKKAKESFVTMTEMVLPNDTNPLNNLMGGRLMHLMDIAAAISAQKHCNRVVVTASVDNVSFEASVPLGGVVTLESHVSRAFNSSMEVYVEAYGENILEGSGRKLAYKAFLTFVAVDQMGNPINVPELEPETEKEKLLFEGALRRRQLRLVLAGRMKPEEATELKSLFFKLNTDTE; the protein is encoded by the coding sequence ATGCCTCCAAAATCAAAAAAAGCAAAAGAATCTTTCGTAACCATGACAGAAATGGTTTTACCTAACGATACCAATCCACTCAATAATCTGATGGGTGGCAGGCTGATGCACCTTATGGATATTGCAGCAGCTATCTCAGCCCAAAAACACTGTAATCGTGTAGTAGTAACGGCTTCTGTAGATAACGTTTCCTTTGAGGCTTCTGTTCCATTGGGTGGTGTAGTTACACTAGAATCTCACGTCAGCCGTGCCTTCAATTCTTCTATGGAAGTATATGTAGAAGCCTATGGAGAGAATATTTTAGAAGGTTCTGGGCGAAAGTTAGCATATAAAGCCTTTCTAACTTTTGTTGCCGTCGACCAAATGGGAAACCCTATCAACGTTCCAGAACTTGAACCAGAAACAGAAAAAGAAAAATTACTTTTTGAAGGAGCTTTGCGTCGTCGTCAGTTGCGTTTGGTCTTGGCTGGAAGAATGAAACCAGAAGAAGCTACCGAACTCAAATCACTTTTTTTCAAACTAAATACTGATACGGAGTAG